In Myxococcus virescens, a single window of DNA contains:
- a CDS encoding Rossmann-like and DUF2520 domain-containing protein: MSPGPRRRAGPSKRRPPVVIVGMGRLGGALGLALQAKRWPVRIHSRTDEGRERAEALGLKTAAPADLKRARVILLCVPDAAVPAVAQALSTTLPRTAALVHTAGALSLDALGTAKGRSRGSFHPLCAVSSPRDSLAGSTVAVSTPSRTLREVLRQMAADAGLRVIEVPEAHRAAYHAGAVLSAGGLVSLADAAVAALGAAGIPPTDALAALLPLMHSALRGLETRGLAGGLTGPIVRGDSGVVAAHLEALPADVAPLYRLLSRRALGLAGDRLEPTSRAALERLLKPSG, from the coding sequence ATGAGCCCCGGCCCCCGCCGCCGCGCAGGGCCTTCGAAACGGCGCCCACCCGTCGTGATTGTCGGGATGGGTCGCCTGGGTGGCGCGCTCGGGCTGGCGCTCCAGGCGAAGCGCTGGCCCGTGCGCATCCACTCCCGCACGGATGAAGGCCGCGAGCGCGCGGAAGCGCTCGGCTTGAAGACGGCCGCACCCGCGGACCTGAAGCGGGCCCGCGTCATCCTCCTGTGTGTTCCGGACGCGGCGGTACCCGCCGTCGCACAGGCGCTGTCCACCACCCTCCCCCGCACGGCCGCGCTGGTGCACACGGCGGGCGCGCTGTCGCTCGATGCGCTGGGCACGGCCAAGGGCCGGAGTCGCGGCTCGTTCCATCCGCTCTGCGCTGTCTCCTCGCCACGTGACTCGCTGGCGGGCAGCACCGTGGCGGTGAGCACTCCGTCACGCACGCTGCGGGAGGTGCTGCGGCAGATGGCGGCGGACGCGGGGCTCCGCGTCATCGAGGTGCCAGAAGCCCACCGCGCGGCCTACCACGCGGGCGCGGTGCTGAGCGCTGGAGGCCTGGTGTCGCTGGCGGATGCGGCGGTGGCGGCCCTGGGCGCCGCGGGAATCCCGCCAACGGACGCACTGGCGGCCCTGTTGCCGCTGATGCATTCGGCGCTGCGGGGATTGGAGACCCGGGGCCTCGCGGGGGGCCTCACCGGGCCCATCGTCCGCGGAGACTCCGGCGTGGTGGCGGCGCACCTGGAGGCGCTCCCCGCGGATGTCGCGCCGCTCTACCGGCTGCTGTCGCGGCGCGCGCTGGGGCTGGCCGGAGACCGGCTGGAGCCCACGTCGCGCGCCGCGTTGGAGCGGCTGCTCAAGCCGTCAGGATGA
- the nadD gene encoding nicotinate (nicotinamide) nucleotide adenylyltransferase, translating to MRPAVQVALLGGSFNPPHVGHLMAATYVHATQDVDEVWLMPSWQHPFGKQMEPFEHRVAMCDALCAETSGWLKTSRIEQEPGLSGRTVDTLTLLVARHPDIRWSIIIGSDILRDLPHWKDFHRIEELSRVMVLNRAGYPAPNTLGPPLAEVSSTLIRDLLARGEAPSDLVPARAIAYAREHGLYGLKRTP from the coding sequence GTGAGGCCCGCCGTGCAGGTCGCGCTCCTCGGAGGCTCGTTCAACCCGCCCCACGTGGGGCACCTCATGGCCGCCACGTACGTCCATGCCACCCAGGACGTGGACGAGGTGTGGCTGATGCCGTCCTGGCAGCACCCGTTCGGCAAGCAGATGGAGCCCTTCGAGCATCGCGTCGCCATGTGCGATGCGCTGTGCGCGGAGACATCGGGCTGGCTGAAGACGAGCCGGATCGAACAGGAGCCGGGACTCTCCGGCCGCACGGTGGACACGCTGACCCTGCTGGTGGCGCGGCATCCGGACATCCGCTGGTCGATCATCATCGGCAGCGACATCCTGCGCGACCTTCCGCATTGGAAGGACTTCCACCGCATCGAGGAGCTGTCGCGGGTGATGGTGCTCAACCGCGCGGGGTACCCGGCGCCGAACACATTGGGGCCGCCGCTGGCGGAGGTGTCGTCGACGCTGATTCGCGACCTGCTCGCGCGCGGCGAGGCGCCGTCGGACCTGGTGCCCGCGCGCGCCATTGCCTATGCGCGCGAGCACGGCCTCTACGGCCTGAAGCGGACGCCGTAG